A genomic segment from uncultured Alistipes sp. encodes:
- a CDS encoding BACON domain-containing protein has protein sequence MNFKHMLFRATSALLFMSGIGLAGCNETEPDAFLTVTQQEIEVEYTGLTVEGEMVNFELGTNRSWQATYVEEWIHLTHSEGDRGRVRIFLDIDENNTGKDRTGFIIFEGEGGTRRTIAVTQKLKVDALSVSPTEITVVKSGLLETGEKAEIYLSTNSDWTITVADDSKWITPAATSGEAGDMSIELTVEQNKTGGERTGSFVINAGSKSETVTVIQNLEGLKLSADNFRVNKFGFSDEAQTPLTFTITSAEAWTSTCDDWLSIEPASGEAGETEVTLLVYENTSGAPREGAVKITTSLNGLEAAVRIDQNAKNSLYDDDGEAVGYVYYNEPFDWAIPFGMDDQVGLDGAKWTRLGVQANAEIKAAWAACGLEDLNPSANCLYIASDYLHMGGKNKQTGVILPAIDVPAGQCTDVKLAFETCANIGGSGNPDAITVTVEILEGPGTVNGDSEKLSAPMTPDPVWGWTSMSVTCYGITADTRIVIRSTQQDASGYFRWFLDDIKMTKTAVE, from the coding sequence GGTCGAATATACCGGACTTACCGTTGAGGGAGAGATGGTGAATTTCGAACTGGGGACCAACCGTTCGTGGCAGGCCACCTACGTCGAAGAGTGGATTCACCTCACCCATAGTGAGGGAGACCGCGGCCGTGTACGCATCTTCCTCGACATTGACGAGAACAATACCGGCAAGGACCGCACCGGATTCATTATCTTCGAAGGCGAAGGCGGAACACGCCGCACCATCGCCGTCACGCAGAAACTCAAGGTCGACGCGCTTTCCGTCTCCCCGACGGAGATCACTGTCGTGAAGTCGGGACTGCTCGAAACGGGCGAAAAGGCCGAAATATACCTCTCGACCAACAGCGACTGGACAATCACGGTTGCCGACGACAGCAAGTGGATCACTCCGGCCGCCACCTCCGGGGAGGCCGGCGACATGAGCATCGAACTGACCGTCGAGCAGAACAAAACCGGCGGCGAACGCACGGGATCGTTCGTCATCAACGCCGGGTCGAAGAGCGAGACCGTCACCGTCATCCAGAATCTCGAGGGATTAAAACTCTCCGCCGACAATTTCCGTGTGAACAAATTCGGATTCTCCGACGAGGCCCAGACCCCGCTGACCTTCACGATCACATCCGCCGAAGCGTGGACATCGACCTGCGACGACTGGCTGTCGATCGAACCCGCCTCGGGAGAGGCAGGGGAGACGGAGGTAACGCTTCTCGTCTACGAAAACACTTCGGGAGCACCCCGCGAGGGAGCGGTGAAGATCACCACCTCGCTCAACGGACTGGAAGCCGCCGTCCGGATCGATCAAAATGCGAAGAATTCGCTTTACGACGATGACGGCGAGGCAGTCGGATACGTCTACTACAACGAGCCGTTCGACTGGGCCATCCCGTTCGGCATGGACGACCAGGTCGGGCTCGACGGCGCCAAATGGACGCGGCTCGGCGTGCAGGCAAACGCCGAGATCAAAGCCGCCTGGGCGGCATGCGGGCTCGAGGACCTCAATCCGAGTGCAAACTGCCTCTACATCGCCTCCGACTACCTCCACATGGGCGGCAAGAACAAGCAGACGGGAGTCATCCTTCCGGCCATCGACGTTCCTGCAGGGCAGTGCACCGATGTGAAACTTGCGTTCGAGACCTGCGCCAATATTGGCGGATCGGGAAATCCCGATGCCATTACCGTCACGGTCGAGATTCTCGAAGGCCCCGGCACGGTAAACGGCGACTCGGAGAAGTTGAGCGCCCCCATGACCCCCGATCCGGTCTGGGGATGGACGTCCATGAGCGTGACGTGCTACGGCATCACCGCCGACACCCGGATCGTCATCCGCTCCACACAACAGGATGCAAGCGGCTATTTCCGCTGGTTCCTCGACGACATCAAGATGACGAAAACCGCAGTAGAATAA
- a CDS encoding SusC/RagA family TonB-linked outer membrane protein — protein sequence MNKRFAATGRSLGGYLLRIVCCLLLTTAALSLQAQNRNQVSGRVTDAAGEPLVGATVVVVGTTTGTTTDIDGNYAINAPTAGQLKFSYIGYAEQTVEIGTQSVINITLQDDSQVLKDVVVIGYGTMEKKSVTSSITSIKSDDLTAGMGGSTIATVLQGKVPGLTISGSSSPNSSNGFQLRGVASINASQSPLVVIDGIPGGDMRALIQEDIESIDVLKDASAGAIYGTRAAGGVILITTKRAKQGRVSVNYTGEFSIESIRKYPDLLSSSEYVEYGLGEDYGSDTDWFKELTNELPFSQRHTVSLSGGTEAAQVYTSFMAQDQKGIVIGDNRKDYSGRINARFNLFDGLVEVRANAQFREAERDNRNSSGIFKMAFGLNPTIPLYDPENPSDYNVVGNGISGTSFNPVADIMLRTKNGKDQWLLADATVKINLMKGLSLQGTVGIDKRQYQEYTYVSHDHKESIDNSRRGGASHKFSKDNRVSVEAYANYHRTFAEDHTLDVVAGYSFWQAGGESFSMSNYDFPVDGVGPWDMGVGSYLTDGRASMDSSKDPRERLLSLFGRANYSYKDRYMATVSFRREGSSKFGPNNRWGNFWAVSGGWRLSNEAFMRDIRWIDDLKIRLGYGVTGNNGFGNGYTTRMYTANDMWPTNGIWQPGYGSVRNINPDLKWEEKSELNVGFDFALFDNRLWGKFDLYYRQVNDMLYNVNAPMPPMVHDTVMKNIGSLENRGWEFELGGDIVRSKNFRYTSSVRLSHNKTRINRLGDDGFFLDEVTFPSPGNPGTAVRLQNGLELGQFFIYKYAGLDENGKWLIYDKNNEIVPAIDGSTSNLIAENKHFVGNAIPKVILSWDHTFKYKNWDLSVYLRSWLDYDVFSQVNMYYGLANDSQLNVLKSAYTRNRNIKDEKILCDYWLDDGSFLKIDAINLGYTLDLRKWTRYIQSAKLYLTIRDLAVFTNYNGLNPEIDINGLYPGFEYVNDTASMYPQTTRFTLGVQITF from the coding sequence ATGAACAAGAGATTTGCAGCGACGGGGAGATCCCTTGGGGGCTATCTTCTGCGCATCGTATGCTGCCTGCTGCTGACGACAGCCGCGCTGTCCCTGCAGGCCCAGAACCGCAATCAGGTGAGCGGCCGGGTGACCGACGCGGCCGGCGAGCCGCTCGTCGGCGCCACCGTCGTGGTCGTCGGCACGACAACCGGAACGACGACCGACATCGACGGAAACTATGCGATCAATGCCCCGACCGCCGGGCAGCTGAAGTTCTCGTACATCGGATATGCCGAACAGACGGTGGAGATCGGCACGCAATCAGTCATCAATATCACCCTGCAGGACGACAGCCAGGTACTCAAGGATGTCGTGGTCATCGGATACGGCACGATGGAAAAGAAGTCGGTGACCTCATCCATCACCTCGATCAAGAGCGACGACCTGACCGCCGGCATGGGCGGGTCGACAATCGCCACGGTACTTCAGGGCAAGGTTCCCGGACTGACTATTTCGGGCAGCTCCAGCCCCAACAGCAGCAACGGATTCCAGTTGCGCGGCGTGGCATCGATCAATGCCAGCCAGAGCCCTCTCGTCGTGATCGATGGCATCCCCGGCGGCGACATGCGCGCCCTCATCCAGGAAGACATCGAGTCGATCGACGTACTGAAGGATGCCTCGGCAGGTGCCATCTACGGCACACGCGCGGCCGGCGGCGTGATCCTCATCACGACCAAACGGGCCAAACAGGGGCGCGTAAGCGTAAACTATACGGGAGAATTCTCGATCGAAAGCATCCGCAAATACCCCGACCTGCTCTCCTCGAGCGAGTATGTCGAATACGGGCTCGGCGAGGATTACGGATCGGATACCGACTGGTTCAAGGAGCTGACCAACGAGCTGCCATTCTCGCAGCGCCATACGGTGAGCCTCTCGGGAGGTACTGAGGCCGCCCAGGTCTATACCTCGTTCATGGCCCAGGACCAGAAAGGTATCGTTATCGGCGACAATCGCAAGGACTATTCGGGACGTATCAATGCACGTTTCAACCTCTTCGACGGACTGGTCGAGGTACGCGCCAACGCCCAGTTCCGCGAGGCGGAGCGCGACAACCGCAACTCGTCGGGAATCTTCAAGATGGCGTTCGGGCTCAACCCCACCATCCCGCTCTACGACCCCGAGAATCCCTCGGACTACAACGTCGTGGGGAACGGCATCTCCGGCACGAGCTTCAACCCTGTTGCCGACATCATGCTGCGCACGAAAAACGGCAAGGACCAATGGCTGCTGGCCGATGCCACGGTGAAAATCAACCTGATGAAGGGGCTTTCGCTGCAAGGGACCGTAGGCATCGACAAGCGCCAGTACCAGGAGTACACCTACGTCTCGCATGACCACAAGGAGTCGATCGACAACAGCCGCCGCGGAGGTGCCTCGCACAAGTTCAGCAAGGATAACCGCGTTTCGGTCGAGGCATACGCCAACTACCACCGCACCTTCGCCGAGGACCATACGCTCGACGTCGTGGCCGGATACAGCTTCTGGCAGGCCGGAGGCGAGAGCTTCAGCATGTCGAACTACGACTTCCCGGTCGACGGAGTCGGCCCGTGGGACATGGGCGTCGGTTCGTACCTCACGGACGGCCGCGCCTCGATGGATTCGAGCAAGGACCCGCGCGAACGGCTGCTGTCGCTCTTTGGGCGTGCCAACTACTCGTACAAGGACCGCTACATGGCAACGGTAAGCTTCCGCCGCGAAGGTTCCTCAAAATTCGGCCCGAACAACCGATGGGGTAATTTCTGGGCCGTCTCGGGAGGCTGGCGCCTCTCGAACGAGGCCTTCATGCGCGACATCCGCTGGATCGACGACCTCAAGATCCGCCTCGGATACGGCGTAACGGGTAACAACGGTTTCGGAAACGGCTACACGACCCGCATGTACACGGCCAACGACATGTGGCCCACCAACGGGATCTGGCAGCCCGGATACGGCTCGGTCCGCAACATCAACCCCGATCTGAAATGGGAGGAGAAGTCCGAGTTGAACGTCGGGTTCGATTTCGCGCTCTTCGACAACCGCCTCTGGGGAAAATTCGACCTCTATTACCGTCAGGTCAACGACATGCTCTACAACGTCAACGCCCCGATGCCCCCGATGGTGCACGACACGGTGATGAAGAACATCGGCAGCCTCGAGAACAGAGGCTGGGAGTTCGAGCTCGGCGGGGACATCGTACGCAGCAAGAACTTCCGCTATACGTCGTCGGTACGCCTGTCGCACAACAAGACTCGCATCAACCGGTTGGGAGACGACGGGTTCTTCCTCGACGAGGTGACGTTCCCCTCGCCGGGCAACCCGGGAACGGCCGTGCGCCTGCAGAACGGACTTGAGCTGGGACAGTTCTTCATCTACAAATACGCCGGGCTCGACGAGAATGGCAAGTGGCTGATCTACGACAAGAACAACGAAATCGTACCGGCCATCGACGGCAGCACCTCGAACCTCATCGCCGAGAACAAGCATTTCGTCGGCAACGCGATTCCGAAGGTCATTCTGTCGTGGGACCACACCTTCAAGTACAAGAACTGGGACCTGTCGGTCTACCTGCGCAGCTGGCTCGACTACGACGTCTTCAGCCAGGTGAACATGTACTACGGACTGGCCAACGACTCGCAGCTCAACGTCCTCAAGTCGGCCTACACGCGCAACCGCAATATCAAGGACGAAAAGATCCTCTGCGACTACTGGCTCGACGACGGATCGTTCCTCAAGATCGACGCCATCAACCTCGGATATACGCTCGACCTGAGAAAATGGACGCGCTACATTCAGTCCGCGAAACTCTACCTGACGATCCGCGACCTGGCCGTCTTCACCAACTACAACGGGCTCAACCCCGAAATCGACATCAACGGACTCTATCCCGGATTCGAGTACGTCAACGACACCGCATCGATGTATCCGCAGACGACCCGCTTTACGCTGGGTGTGCAGATAACCTTCTAA
- a CDS encoding calcineurin-like phosphoesterase family protein, which produces MIKYIKYYLLAFLLVTGSVACSEDEGAQILGALHEKVDIEPEPGMNLVGRVTDGKNPIEGVVVSDGFTVTTTDARGIYQMRVKRTTPFVFVSVPAEYEIPMENGHPKIYKKIALGDNDVVQRSFKLERAAKKERFTLLALADVQIGREDEVTMLDEEVLPFLIPYVQEELQAPVYGISLGDLVWDNMPYHTIYKERIQKIGVPVFQVIGNHDHDKAVSDDTEADASFESAFGPTYYSYNIGDCHFIVLDDVLYAGSSSYTADITDEQMAWLEQDLQYVPEDKLIILGVHIPTSRRNRPSTQVENCEELYARLKGYQVRILSGHSHNNYTTTISESIEENTLGSVMGAYWNGKELCNDGSPRGYAVYEIEGNRIKNWYYKGTAYPREYQMYLYGPGEAVSEQYRDGLIFNIFNWHTTWTVEVQEDNSDWVTLRSDSNLKYEMDRRAYDFMFGETVPEHRPTAEPEDKNDHMFYYKPVSDSWEKVTVKATDPYGNVYTESIQNE; this is translated from the coding sequence ATGATCAAATACATCAAATATTATCTGTTGGCCTTTCTGCTGGTCACCGGTTCGGTCGCCTGCAGCGAGGACGAAGGCGCCCAGATTCTCGGAGCACTTCACGAAAAGGTGGACATCGAGCCCGAACCCGGCATGAACCTCGTAGGGCGCGTTACCGACGGCAAGAATCCGATCGAAGGTGTCGTTGTCAGCGACGGCTTCACGGTGACCACCACCGATGCCCGGGGCATTTACCAGATGCGCGTCAAACGGACGACTCCGTTCGTCTTTGTCTCCGTGCCCGCGGAGTATGAGATCCCGATGGAAAACGGGCATCCGAAGATATACAAGAAGATCGCTTTGGGCGACAACGACGTCGTGCAGCGCAGCTTCAAGCTCGAACGGGCCGCCAAAAAGGAGCGTTTCACCCTTCTGGCACTGGCCGACGTGCAGATCGGCCGCGAAGACGAGGTGACGATGCTCGACGAAGAGGTGCTTCCGTTCCTGATCCCCTACGTACAGGAGGAGCTGCAGGCTCCCGTCTACGGCATCTCGCTGGGCGACCTGGTATGGGACAACATGCCCTACCACACGATCTACAAGGAGCGAATCCAAAAGATCGGCGTCCCCGTATTCCAGGTCATCGGAAACCACGACCACGACAAGGCTGTCTCCGACGATACGGAGGCCGACGCCAGCTTCGAGTCGGCATTCGGCCCCACGTATTACTCCTACAACATCGGGGACTGCCACTTCATCGTCCTCGACGATGTCCTCTACGCGGGCTCGTCCTCCTATACGGCCGACATCACCGACGAGCAGATGGCCTGGCTGGAGCAGGACCTGCAATACGTTCCCGAAGACAAGCTCATCATCCTGGGCGTGCACATCCCGACGTCGCGCCGCAACCGTCCCTCGACCCAAGTCGAGAACTGCGAGGAACTCTATGCTCGGCTCAAGGGCTACCAGGTGCGCATCCTCTCGGGACACTCGCACAACAACTACACGACCACCATCTCCGAATCGATCGAGGAGAACACGCTCGGGTCCGTCATGGGGGCCTACTGGAACGGGAAAGAGCTGTGCAACGACGGCAGTCCCCGCGGTTATGCGGTCTACGAAATCGAAGGGAACCGGATCAAGAACTGGTACTACAAGGGTACGGCCTATCCGCGCGAATACCAGATGTACCTCTACGGCCCGGGTGAGGCCGTCTCGGAGCAGTACCGCGACGGACTGATCTTCAACATCTTCAACTGGCACACCACCTGGACGGTCGAGGTGCAGGAGGACAATTCCGACTGGGTGACGCTCCGCTCGGACTCGAACCTCAAGTACGAAATGGACCGCCGTGCATACGACTTCATGTTCGGCGAAACCGTCCCCGAACACCGTCCGACGGCCGAACCCGAGGATAAGAACGACCACATGTTCTACTACAAGCCCGTTTCAGACTCCTGGGAGAAGGTCACGGTGAAGGCTACCGACCCCTACGGGAACGTATACACCGAAAGCATCCAGAACGAATAG
- a CDS encoding RagB/SusD family nutrient uptake outer membrane protein codes for MIKKHIIAVLAGVAAISAPSCDLDEKFYSEVTPDTFITSPESTYAVLCRPFTHWKWYIGADRWYLQELTTDEMVCPKRGSDWYNGGEYYRLHYHTWSPDDRFIVNTYDGTTGGISRALEAKADLQAVDYNAIGLDDKVKADHINQLNAITAYFYMRGLDYFGGMPIYYSVNDDLRGRSTARETFEHVETLLKEAIPTLTKKTTLGASEDGYIKQAAAAAMLAQLYFNAVAYIGEERFEECAKLCRDIIGGVYGTYDLDDTWYGPHSFDNNTSPEVIWTVPSENAKLEWNWYFKYFYHYSAYEYFGSETAGYNGFMLTPSLDPQGRYYTQWKLGNPYRKFHDKDLRKKPYRYLGNGQYEGMFLIGEQTNPNDPSKQCLGQKEYSGKVINLVDQVARFSEVGSKYNSVADLTSTMADGEENSGVRLVKSPQPDLDDIQLRWNPDCPVIRLTEIYYMLAECEMRAGQKGTAAELINRVRARNFENREDPDPVTADNLDEYRMLDEWMIEFLGEGRRRTDLIRWNKFTTDAWWDHTPLGDEEQARNLNLFPIPNSAISANNLIKQNPGYTGYNPQ; via the coding sequence ATGATCAAGAAACATATAATTGCCGTACTGGCCGGGGTCGCCGCCATCTCCGCACCCTCCTGCGACCTCGACGAGAAATTCTACTCGGAAGTCACCCCCGACACCTTCATCACCTCGCCCGAAAGCACCTACGCCGTGCTGTGCAGGCCCTTCACCCACTGGAAATGGTACATCGGGGCCGACAGGTGGTACCTCCAGGAACTGACCACCGACGAGATGGTATGTCCCAAACGTGGCAGCGACTGGTACAACGGCGGAGAATACTATCGCCTGCACTACCACACCTGGTCGCCCGACGACCGGTTCATCGTCAATACCTACGACGGCACCACCGGGGGCATCTCGCGCGCCCTGGAGGCCAAAGCCGACCTCCAGGCCGTAGACTACAACGCCATCGGGCTCGACGACAAGGTCAAGGCCGACCACATCAACCAGCTGAACGCCATCACGGCCTACTTCTACATGCGCGGGCTCGACTACTTCGGAGGCATGCCCATCTACTATTCGGTCAACGACGACCTCCGGGGCCGCAGTACGGCCCGCGAGACCTTCGAGCATGTCGAGACCCTGCTCAAGGAGGCGATCCCGACCCTCACGAAGAAGACGACGCTCGGGGCATCCGAAGACGGCTACATCAAGCAGGCGGCTGCCGCAGCGATGCTGGCCCAGCTCTACTTCAATGCCGTCGCCTACATCGGCGAGGAGCGTTTCGAGGAGTGTGCCAAGCTCTGCCGCGACATCATCGGAGGCGTCTATGGCACCTACGATCTCGATGACACCTGGTACGGCCCTCACAGTTTCGACAACAACACCTCGCCGGAGGTGATCTGGACGGTGCCCTCTGAAAATGCCAAACTCGAATGGAACTGGTATTTCAAATACTTCTACCACTATTCGGCCTATGAGTACTTCGGGAGCGAGACGGCCGGATACAACGGATTCATGCTGACCCCCTCGCTCGACCCCCAGGGCCGCTACTATACCCAATGGAAACTGGGCAACCCCTACCGGAAATTCCACGACAAGGACCTGCGCAAGAAGCCCTATCGCTACCTCGGCAACGGACAATACGAGGGTATGTTCCTCATCGGTGAGCAGACCAACCCCAACGACCCGTCGAAACAGTGCCTCGGGCAGAAGGAGTACAGCGGCAAGGTGATCAACCTGGTCGACCAGGTCGCCCGTTTCTCGGAGGTCGGCAGCAAGTACAATTCGGTCGCCGATCTGACCTCGACGATGGCCGACGGCGAGGAGAACTCAGGCGTCCGCCTGGTAAAGTCCCCGCAACCCGACCTTGACGACATCCAGTTGCGATGGAATCCCGATTGCCCGGTCATCCGGCTGACGGAGATCTACTACATGCTGGCCGAATGCGAGATGCGGGCAGGGCAGAAGGGAACGGCCGCCGAGCTGATCAACCGGGTACGTGCGCGCAACTTCGAGAACAGGGAGGACCCCGACCCCGTGACGGCCGACAACCTCGATGAATACCGCATGCTCGACGAATGGATGATCGAGTTCCTGGGCGAGGGGCGCCGCCGTACCGACCTGATCCGCTGGAACAAGTTCACGACCGACGCATGGTGGGACCACACGCCGCTCGGAGACGAAGAACAGGCCAGGAATCTGAACCTGTTCCCGATTCCCAACTCGGCCATCTCGGCCAACAACCTGATCAAACAGAATCCCGGGTATACGGGCTATAACCCGCAATAG
- a CDS encoding TIM-barrel domain-containing protein, with product MKKTILALLIAMCCGLSARAQDFENPLVFGENRLTLITPTLFRLEFAHDGKFIDAPTYFAYDRSNLLPATEFKVRALGDNRYEITTSALRIVYEHDGFPFGLHNFAAYYTLNGKEKKFTNRCIFRNNLGGPIETLDRVTGEIPMHDGLLSRDGWYVIDDERSDLLIDGWLAPRDTKSHVQDQYCFVYGNDYRAALADLGAISGHVPMTRKYIHGVWYCRYWDYTSEEFLSIIDGYEENDFPLDNLVFDMGWHTYDAQIGTGHAGSRSWTGYTWDRTRIPDPGALIAEVHRRGVTVSLNDHPHDGIRPHEEMYADFMADMGADPSKPLLFDVGDRKYMETFFKHAHHSTEDLGIDFWWLDWQQNYLYPEVRGYRSTTLQWINELYYRETERKGLRGAGYSRWAGWGDHRHPIQFSGDAQANWELLAFEVKLTAASGNAGCYYWAHDIGGFRGDPNPELTVRWTQFGALSAALRVHSTKDARLDRRPWLSGERETVAMRRMYHMRSELMPYIYSSVWQTHSTMVPLNRPMYIDYGHEKPAYENPQEFLFGDNLLAAPITSPGEGEERIASQQVWFPAGDVWYDFFTHERVDGGQVRRIAKPLDEFPLYVRGGWVLPMQPYTPRPASTPLTTLVMRVYPASGDANNTYTLYEDDGLTRDYERGLYATTELNYRRQGEVTTITIRPASGSYEGQVPQRAYRLQLPAMGEIRRVKVNGRTARISYDTQLECPTVEVPATDIRKEIRIEIFG from the coding sequence ATGAAAAAAACAATTCTCGCACTCCTGATCGCCATGTGCTGCGGGCTCTCCGCCCGGGCGCAGGACTTCGAAAACCCCCTTGTCTTCGGTGAGAACCGCCTGACGCTCATCACCCCGACCCTGTTCCGGCTGGAGTTCGCCCATGACGGGAAATTCATCGACGCCCCGACCTACTTCGCCTACGACAGAAGCAACCTGCTCCCCGCCACCGAGTTCAAGGTCCGCGCGTTGGGCGACAACCGCTACGAGATCACGACCTCGGCCCTGCGCATCGTCTACGAACACGACGGATTTCCTTTCGGGCTCCACAACTTCGCAGCCTACTATACCCTCAACGGCAAAGAGAAGAAATTCACCAACCGCTGCATCTTCCGCAACAACCTCGGAGGCCCGATCGAGACCCTCGACCGCGTCACCGGGGAGATTCCCATGCACGACGGGCTGCTGAGCCGCGACGGCTGGTACGTGATCGACGACGAACGTTCCGACCTGCTGATCGACGGATGGCTCGCCCCGCGCGACACGAAAAGCCACGTACAGGACCAGTACTGCTTCGTCTACGGCAACGACTACCGGGCCGCCCTCGCCGACCTGGGGGCCATCAGCGGGCACGTGCCCATGACCCGCAAATACATCCACGGCGTCTGGTACTGCCGCTACTGGGACTATACCTCCGAAGAGTTCCTCTCGATCATCGACGGATACGAAGAGAACGACTTCCCGCTCGACAACCTCGTCTTCGACATGGGGTGGCACACCTACGACGCACAAATCGGGACCGGACACGCCGGCAGCCGCAGCTGGACGGGCTACACGTGGGACCGCACGCGTATCCCCGACCCCGGAGCACTGATCGCCGAGGTGCACCGCCGCGGCGTCACCGTATCGCTCAACGACCATCCGCACGACGGAATCCGTCCCCACGAGGAGATGTACGCAGACTTTATGGCCGACATGGGCGCCGACCCCTCCAAACCGCTGCTCTTCGACGTTGGGGACCGAAAATACATGGAGACCTTTTTCAAACATGCCCACCATTCGACCGAAGATCTGGGAATCGACTTCTGGTGGCTTGACTGGCAACAGAACTACCTCTATCCCGAGGTGCGCGGTTACCGCTCCACGACACTGCAATGGATCAACGAGCTCTACTACCGCGAAACCGAGCGGAAAGGGCTGCGCGGCGCCGGATACAGCCGCTGGGCCGGCTGGGGCGACCATCGCCACCCGATCCAGTTTTCGGGCGACGCCCAGGCCAACTGGGAGCTGCTCGCCTTCGAGGTGAAGCTCACCGCCGCCAGCGGCAACGCGGGCTGCTATTACTGGGCGCACGACATCGGCGGATTCCGCGGTGACCCGAATCCCGAACTGACGGTACGGTGGACACAATTCGGAGCGCTTTCAGCCGCCCTGCGGGTCCACTCCACGAAGGATGCGCGCCTCGACCGCCGCCCGTGGCTCAGCGGAGAACGCGAAACCGTCGCCATGCGCCGCATGTACCACATGCGTTCGGAGTTGATGCCCTACATCTACAGCAGCGTCTGGCAGACCCACTCGACGATGGTGCCCCTCAACCGCCCGATGTATATCGACTACGGGCATGAAAAACCCGCCTACGAAAATCCCCAGGAGTTCCTCTTCGGGGACAACCTGCTCGCCGCGCCGATCACCTCGCCGGGAGAGGGCGAAGAGAGAATCGCCTCACAACAGGTGTGGTTTCCCGCAGGGGACGTATGGTACGACTTCTTCACCCACGAACGTGTCGACGGAGGCCAGGTGCGCCGCATCGCCAAACCGCTCGACGAATTCCCGCTCTACGTCCGCGGCGGCTGGGTGCTGCCCATGCAACCCTACACGCCCCGTCCCGCATCGACACCGCTCACCACGCTCGTCATGCGCGTCTATCCCGCATCGGGCGATGCCAACAACACCTATACGCTCTACGAGGACGACGGATTGACCCGCGATTACGAACGCGGCCTGTACGCCACCACGGAACTCAACTACCGTCGCCAGGGAGAGGTGACGACCATCACCATCCGCCCCGCGTCGGGCAGCTACGAAGGGCAGGTCCCCCAACGGGCCTACAGACTCCAGCTCCCCGCCATGGGAGAAATCCGCCGCGTCAAGGTCAACGGCCGCACCGCAAGGATTTCGTACGATACGCAATTGGAGTGCCCGACCGTAGAGGTCCCGGCAACGGACATCCGCAAGGAAATAAGGATAGAGATCTTCGGATAA